From a region of the Besnoitia besnoiti strain Bb-Ger1 chromosome I, whole genome shotgun sequence genome:
- a CDS encoding hypothetical protein (encoded by transcript BESB_010950): MEPYTVASAPPTASEAAALSLTEKLAAVLSDDRGRYLSMEENFYDLAQQLNQYESAMALLAGGSAKPVPEEEVEARINDRIESGRWRIPYPRTHRITMALLNDFMETRRGLSLPWWAHGMPSAKRWKKGAPFGVDKMGWPTCKRQNLKGFAAGRTLPEVLDDIEVQMQVLLESVLVGEFGVCGPHFLKESQGRGFDCVDSQNQDLIFPQFFVSTTEARGVRSVHREILERDCPQNCGPGGDPMSRERVWEALSQDMLADEPASHLLAYSPLLPASTETTLSRHLFSVVPDWAQFRNGSADQNDVDAAMSVAQEFTVLLNAFYSEMFVAGQATGATEKFHARSILALFDEFEMTFCTWAKTQDLPAAERTAFADWISLKNVNGKPPVFHVHAGMTVRAMDFLNSVAGAPWLPSKQWSRVERQLAVHPLSDASAYRAGTAQLARVSAKFVQAFISTLPTALRATMLALLGRWTAEWAKERVTSAEQEFLKGKKQLESYPNYFDFNEESGRAPKLLFLMTLLGGLSPAEVAAQSVLDFFKSGAGADLSAIYSRFTNSRKKGIRNLQMGRIVYIGSCDRTGPKSWSAFADERGVATGTIPLSRSSLSSAFELVAAASWNALAPLAAASSLLDKVKELLAELQESEAAASPLALLESALADSKFGHDYHCTVAKRELARYLSASRGRTEAELDSRIQEVLVEVAFEEPMFIKQVTQRTDSGQPAQAAADSGLRRRLHLSCSFGTDPEERAAFVSAIVARRRRSRIMHGIRGFFRRIRRGVRGLLRRRVQPAPADAAGVCEPVRQSNMHLVAASVRRAAELSAWNTAALSRLHLPRSYAQYLYSLLQNLPSLAKPVDLPALAGVSGSDIIIATDIDDTMISSGGWLLRKLSAYMGGSDTAYARGIGYPGVGALYYLLTLGFGKKLKIESSKPVQGTDGQGAVAAPSLIERSSGDVLPLVLLTARLSMRLLRPFFRPKQLYRRLSHIYNYESALLTRRLDIRGDRLVMENAQPLTSAVRGKSQRGLNKVKGIETYIRQAAEGTADRSLPLTPATKFLFAGDTFERDLEVCVSLGMRQPRALLGCLMHIAFNSAEDQAAAQGSVPSTLGGRGFDRDAKLPHGVFLFDLARNEAVKTGASTSGANPFSGALGASIRYALRLPQDALPSWGDVRCEHAQLKHTWVAAQQVSARVKRVLGVLRFSWKRDGLADLLGIESTPPLVFLKCSHIEMAKPGERPGVRFLQPTEETPSVPSVLNENGQVVPEALGLPVVMHRTVLGAATLARYLNLLDAEAAAGLTVTTVRQQRSLGPPVASLRAEQWKELMADMRMQHLLFEDVPPAAYLATYSFAKSSTLSPAAGARLRHLTCRSQREDSFLIFNDVIRSKFPVAESYEAALVTAWEAWTRIAHLHCTYEAQFSHLCTAAQPELEFLAHAVAQVPLFAEPGEDGSSTETCQLLSDNGETSRTAFEPILFGFLARLCLSSVDACVPFLGHLRDMAKLAKWRAELGPSPASGMLLENFNLPVYTQMDANGDIGATRGLSASVRTLVVLGPAEKQSKWPRLYPTASWSETARVWKQLDRCLLTPLERLAASVREALTSDDARRRDIRTAVQMVALDYEGSPIIDLYTLLQVIIAGGFQPALGDESRNSRSVTGDGYYHGIAFEVPGMVSDNVTSEKERVSRLREERENRHRTAVLPQRSTSPA; the protein is encoded by the exons ATGGAGCCAT ACACCGttgccagcgcgccgcccacagccagcgaggctgcagcgcttTCACTAACAG AAAAGTTGGCTGCTGTGCTTAGTGATGACCGTGGGCGATATCTCTCGATGGAAGAAAACTTCTACGACCTGGCACAACAGCTTAACCAGTATGAATCTGCAATGGCCCTGCTGGCTGGAGGCTCCGCGA AACCGGTTCCGGAAGAGGAGGTCGAAGCTAGAATTAACGATCGTATCGAGAGTG GCCGCTGGCGGATCCCGTATCCAAGGACCCACCGTATCACCATGGCTCTGCTCAATGATTTCATGGAGACTCGGAGAG GCCTTTCGCTGCCGTGGTGGGCTCACGGAATGCCCTCAGCCAAACGCTGGAAAAAGGGTGCTCCCTTTGGAGTTGACAAGATGGGATGGCCTACATGCAAGCGTCAGAACCTGAAGG GCTTCGCTGCGGGCCGAACGCTGCCGGAGGTGCTTGACGACATTGAAGTCCAAATGCAAGTCTTGTTGGAAAGCGTTCTCGTGGGGGAATTTGGCGTCTGTGGTCCGCACTTTCTCAAGGAGAGTCAGGGTCGCGGCTTCGACTGCGTAGACAGTCAGAACCAGGACCTCATATTTCCTCAGTTCTTCGTGTCCACAACCGAG GCCCGCGGTGTCAGGTCCGTGCACCGGGAGATACTCGAGCGCGACTGTCCGCAGAACTGTGGACCTGGCG GAGATCCGATGTCGAGGGAGCGCGTATGGGAAGCGCTGTCTCAAGACATGCTGGCGGACGAGCCCGCGTCTCACCTCCTGGCTTACTCGCCACTCCTTCCCGCCTCAACGGAGACCACGCTGTCGCGGCATCTGTTTTCAGTCGTGCCAGACTGGGCCCAATTTAGAAATGGCAGTGCAGACCAAAACGATGTCGACGCGGCCATGTCCGTGGCACAGGAATTCACTGTTCTTCTGAATGCGTTTTACTCCGAGATGTTTGTCGCCGGACAAGCAACTGGTGCGACAGAGAAATTCCACGCCCGGAGCATTCTTGCTCTTTTCGACGAATTCGAAATGACTTTCTGCACGTGGGCAAAGACGCAGGACCTTCCCGCCGCTGAAAGGACCGCTTTTGCAGACTGGATTTCGCTGAAAAATGTGAACGGCAAACCCCCAGTCTTCCATGTCCACGCGGGCATGACTGTCCGCGCAA TGGATTTCCTCAacagcgtcgcgggcgctccGTGGTTGCCGTCGAAACAGTGGTCCCGAGTTGAGCGGCAGCTGGCTGTCCACCCGCTCTCTGACGCGTCCGCCTACCGCGCGGGCACTGCCCAGCTCGCGCGAGTGTCGGCTAAGTTTGTTCAAGCCTTCATCAGCACTCTGCCGAccgccctgcgcgcgacCATGTTGGCCCTGCTGGGGCGATGGACCGCCGAGTGGGCGAAGGAACGCGTGACAAGTGCCGAGCAGGAGTTCCTCAAGGGAAAGAAGCAGCTGGAGTCCTATCCGAACTACTTCGACTTCAATGAAGAATCGGGCAGGGCACCCAAGCTGCTGTTCCTCATGACGTTGCTCGGCG GTCTGAGCCCTGCCGAAGTCGCGGCTCAGAGTGTCCTCGACTTTTTCAAGTCCGGCGCTGGTGCCGACCTCAGCGCGATATACTCTCGCTTCACAA ATTCCAGGAAAAAGGGCATCCGCAATCTGCAGATGGGTCGGATCGTTTATATCGGCTCATGCGACAGAACTGGCCCCAAATCATGGTCAGCCTTCGCAGACGAGCGTGGCGTTGCCACCGGGACGATCCCCCTTTCGCGTTCGTCGTTGAGCAGCGCATTTGAGTtggtcgccgccgcaagcTGGAATGCCCTGGCACCTCTGGCAGCTGCCTCGAGTTTGCTCGACAAAGTCAAAGAGCTGCTTGCCGAGCTGCAG GAGTCCGAAGCAGCAGCTTCACCGCTTGCCCTCTTGGAGTCGGCCTTGGCTGACAGCAAATTCGGGCACGATTACCACTGCACCGTTGCCAAGC GCGAATTGGCACGCTACCTCAGCGCATCCCGGGGGCGGACAGAAGCGGAATTGGATTCGCGCATCCAGGAAGTGCTGGTGGAGGTTGCCTTCGAAGAACCCATGTTCATAAAACAAGTGACTCAGCGTACCGACTCGGGAcagccggcgcaggccgcggccgacTCCGGGCTAAGACGCCGGCTTCACCTTTCTTGCAGTTTTGGGACGGACCCTGAAGAACGCGCAGCATTCGTCAGCGCTATTGTCGCCC GTCGACGACGTAGTCGCATAATGCATGGAATCCGAGGCTTTTTCCGCCGCATTCGTCGTGGAGTCAGAGGcctccttcggcgtcgcgtgcAGCCAGCACCTGCAGATGCTGCCG GTGTCTGCGAACCAGTGCGTCAGTCGAATATGCACCTCGTCGCCG CCTCCGtccgacgcgcagcagagctgtCCGCGTGGAACACCGCCGCCCTTAGTCGCTTGCATTTGCCACGTAGTTATGCTCAGTATCTGTATTCGCTGTTGCAAAACCTACCATCTCTGGCGAAGCCGGTCGACCTTCCTGCACTGGCGGGAGTCTCTGGAAGTGATATCATCATCGCAACAGACATCGACGACACGATGATTTCCTCGGGAGGGTGGCTGCTACGGAAGCTTTCCGCCTACATGGGCGGCTCAGATACAGCCTACGCGAGAGGCATAGGATACCCTGGCGTTGGAGCCCTGTACTACTTGCTCACTCTCGGATTTGGGAAGAAGCTCAAGATAGAATCTTCGAAGCCTGTGCAGGGGACAGACGGTCAAGGCGCAGTTGCAGCCCCGTCGCTCATTGAGCGTTCAAGCGGCGATGTGCTTCCTCTGGTTTTGCTGACTGCACGTTTGTCGATGAGGCTCTTGAGGCCGTTTTTCCGGCCCAAGCAACTCTATCGCCGACTCTCCCACATCTACAATTATGAGAGTGCTCTGCTGACGAGGCGCCTCGACATTCGTGGCGACCGCCTTGTGATGGAAAATGCACAGCCACTCACTAGTGCAGTACGAG GAAAATCCCAGCGTGGACTGAATAAAGTGAAGGGCATTGAGACGTACATCCGacaggcagcagagggcaCGGCGGACCGTTCTCTGCCGCTCACACCTGCGACAAAattcctcttcgccggcgacACGTTCGAAAG GGACCTCGAGGTGTGCGTCTCCCTGGGAATGCGCCAACCTAGGGCACTGCTGGGTTGCCTCATGCATATTGCCTTCAACTCGGCAGAAGACCAGGCAGCAGCTCAGGGCTCCGTTCCTTCGACGCTCGGTGGCCGGGGCTTTGACCGTGATGCAAAGCTCCCTCACGGCGTCTTCCTTTTCGACCTCGCCAG AAACGAAGCGGTCAAAACTGGTGCCTCCACGAGCGGTGCGAATCCATTCTCTGGAGCCCTCGGTGCGTCGATTCGCTAcgctctccgtcttccgCAAGACGCACTGCCTTCCTGGGGAGATGTTCGATGCGAGCATGCACAACTGAAGCACACATGGGTCGCGGCCCAGCAGGTTTCCGCTCGTGTCAAGCGAGTGCTCGGTGTTCTTCGGTTCTCCTGGAAGCGAGACGGCCTCGCGGACCTCCTCGGCATCGAATCGACCCCTCCCCTCGTTTTTCTGAAGTGCTCTCACATTGAGATGGCGAAACCAGGCGAGCGCCCGGGCGTCCGCTTCCTTCAGCCGACTGAGGAGACGCCATCCGTCCCATCCGTGCTCAACGAGAACGGCCAAGTTGTTCCTGAGGCGCTCGGCCTCCCAGTCGTTATGCACAGGACTGTCCTGGGCGCCGCCACCCTGGCACGCTACCTGAAcctcctcgacgcggaggccgccgccggcctcacTGTCACG ACTGTTCGCCAACAACGCAGCCTCGGCCCCCCAGTCGCTTCGCTCAGGGCAGAACAATGGAAAGAGTTAATGGCAGATATGCGGATGCAGCATCTCTTATTCGAGGACgtgccgcctgccgcgtaTCTCGCCACGTACTCCTTCGCAAAAAGCTCCACGCTGTCCCCAGCGGCTGGTGCACGGCTGCGACACTTGACATGCAGATCGCAACGCGAGGACTCTTTCCTCATCTTCAATGACGTGATTCGGTCCAAATTTCCAGTAGCAGAATCCTATGAGGCGGCTCTTGTAACAGCATGGGAAGCTTGGACTCGGATCGCCCATCTTCATTGTACCTACGAGGCACAGTTCTCTCATCTATGCactgccgcgcagccggaGCTCGAGTTCCTTGCTCACGCAGTGGCACAGGTCCCTTTGTTCGCTGAGCCCGGTGAGGACGGCTCGAGCACAGAAACATGCCAGCTCCTGAGCGACAACGGGGAAACGTCGCGGACAGCTTTCGAGCCAATTCTTTTCGGTTTTCTGGCACGTTTATGTCTCTCCAGTGTCGACGCATGCGTCCCGTTCCTTGGGCATCTGCGCGACATGGCAAAACTTGCAAAGTGGAGAGCAGAGCTCGGTCCAAGTCCTGCCTCAGGAATGTTGCTCGAAAACTTCAACCTCCCCGTGTACACCCAAATGGATGCAAACG GAGACATTGGCGCCACTCGCGGTCTCTCGGCAAGCGTGAGGACCCTGGTTGTGCTAGGGCCAGCGGAAAAGCAGTCGAAGTGGCCGCGCCTGTACCCGACTGCTTCATGGAGCGAAACAGCGCGCGTGTGGAAGCAGCTGGACCGTTGCCTTCTGACTCCTCTCGAGCGGTTGGCCGCCAGTGTACGAGAAGCATTGACTTCCGATGATGCCCGTCGCAGGGATATTCGTACAGCGGTGCAAATGGTGGCTCTCGATTACGAAGGATCACCTATCATCGATTTGTACACACTCCTGCAGGTCATTATCGCGGGAGGTTTCCAGCCCGCTCTCGGAGACGAGTCACGGAACAGTAGATCAGTGACGGGTGACGGCTATTATCACGGAATCGCTTTCGAAGTTCCAGGCATGGTCTCCGACAATGTTACTTCCGAGAAAGAACGCGTCAGTAGGCTCCGTGAGGAACGCGAGAACAGACACCGGACGGCCGTTCTACCCCAGCGATCCACATCCCCTGCGTAG